One region of Skermanella mucosa genomic DNA includes:
- a CDS encoding dipeptide ABC transporter ATP-binding protein has product MTSSAPLLELDQVTISYRRRRDQVDAVRGVSLVIQPGEAYGLVGESGCGKSTLAMAVMRHLPKNGILSGGHVLFEGRDLFRLGEAELRRVRGGRIAMVYQNPGGALNPTLRIGEQVAEVFRLHAGMNRRNAAEAALGMLRRVRIADPERVAGLYPYQLSGGMQQRAVIAMALATDPALLVLDEPTTALDATVQADILDLFADLRGEMNAAILFISHNLAVVQQVCDRIGVMYAGELIEQGKVSEVFKRPRHPYTAALFDCIPDFGVRKRDRRLAGIAGGVPDLADLGTGCLYEPRCLISRQVCRVEHPDLLRAGTRHLSRCFFHGETPAPGSAARGRPEPVPEPIQGMPLLSLASVGRRFGRAHILKDIDLEIAPGETFGLVGESGSGKSTLAKVIAGLVPPSAGTVALAGERVAGQAGRRTRRQRRDVQMVFQTPDTTLNPRKRVASILGRAVRVLAGLGGRRKRDRSAALLGDVQLPAEMMGATPDRLSGGQRQRVAIARAFAGDPRLVILDEPTSALDVSVQASILNLLLDLQRESQAAYLFISHDLAVVRYLSDRIGVMYLGELVEVGPTERVFRPPFHPYTQALIEAVPRLGAAAPERAVSLDRPAPSPADRPEGCPFQTRCPRAYDKCRNEAPPWRDAGGGHMIRCWVALDALEASQVAGMSATRKPRRAGAPQASLPIGRRP; this is encoded by the coding sequence GCCGAAGAACGGCATCTTGAGTGGCGGCCATGTCCTGTTCGAGGGCCGCGACCTGTTCCGGCTCGGCGAGGCGGAGTTGCGCCGGGTGCGCGGCGGCCGCATCGCCATGGTCTACCAGAACCCCGGCGGCGCGCTGAACCCCACCCTGCGGATCGGCGAGCAGGTGGCCGAGGTGTTCCGCCTGCACGCCGGCATGAACCGCCGGAACGCCGCCGAGGCGGCGCTCGGCATGCTGCGCCGGGTGCGGATCGCCGACCCGGAGCGGGTCGCGGGCCTGTACCCCTATCAGCTCTCCGGCGGGATGCAGCAGCGCGCGGTGATCGCCATGGCGCTCGCCACCGATCCGGCCCTGCTGGTCCTGGACGAGCCGACGACCGCGCTGGACGCGACTGTCCAGGCCGACATCCTGGACCTGTTCGCCGACCTGCGGGGGGAGATGAACGCCGCCATCCTGTTCATCAGCCACAACCTGGCCGTGGTCCAGCAGGTCTGCGACCGCATCGGCGTGATGTACGCCGGCGAGCTGATCGAACAGGGCAAGGTCTCGGAGGTGTTCAAGCGGCCGCGACATCCCTATACCGCGGCGCTGTTCGACTGCATCCCCGATTTCGGCGTGCGCAAGCGCGACCGCCGGCTGGCCGGGATCGCCGGCGGCGTACCGGACCTGGCCGACCTGGGCACCGGCTGCCTGTACGAGCCGCGCTGCCTGATCTCCCGCCAGGTCTGCCGGGTCGAGCATCCCGACCTGCTGCGCGCCGGCACCCGGCACCTCAGCCGCTGCTTCTTCCATGGCGAGACCCCGGCGCCCGGCAGCGCCGCCCGCGGCCGACCGGAGCCGGTGCCGGAGCCGATCCAGGGCATGCCGCTTCTCAGCCTTGCCAGCGTCGGGCGGCGCTTCGGCCGCGCCCACATCCTCAAGGACATCGACCTGGAGATCGCGCCGGGCGAGACCTTCGGGCTGGTCGGCGAATCCGGCAGCGGCAAGTCCACGCTGGCCAAGGTGATCGCCGGGCTGGTGCCGCCCAGCGCCGGGACCGTGGCCCTGGCCGGCGAGCGGGTGGCGGGACAGGCCGGCCGGCGCACCCGGCGGCAGCGCCGCGACGTGCAGATGGTGTTCCAGACGCCGGACACGACGCTCAACCCGCGCAAGCGCGTCGCCTCGATCCTGGGCCGCGCGGTCCGGGTGCTGGCCGGCCTGGGCGGGCGGCGGAAGCGCGACCGCTCGGCGGCCCTGCTGGGCGACGTGCAGCTGCCGGCGGAAATGATGGGCGCCACCCCGGACCGGCTGTCCGGCGGCCAGCGCCAGCGGGTCGCCATCGCCCGGGCCTTCGCCGGCGACCCCCGGCTGGTGATCCTGGACGAGCCGACCTCCGCCCTGGACGTGTCGGTCCAGGCGTCGATCCTGAACCTGCTGCTCGACCTCCAGCGGGAAAGCCAGGCGGCCTACTTGTTCATCTCCCACGATCTGGCTGTGGTCCGCTACCTGTCGGATCGGATCGGCGTGATGTATCTGGGCGAGCTGGTGGAGGTCGGGCCGACCGAGCGGGTGTTCCGGCCGCCCTTCCATCCCTACACCCAGGCGCTGATCGAGGCGGTGCCCCGGCTCGGCGCCGCCGCCCCGGAGCGCGCGGTGAGCCTGGACAGGCCGGCGCCGAGCCCGGCGGACCGGCCCGAAGGCTGCCCGTTCCAAACCCGGTGCCCGCGGGCGTATGATAAGTGCCGGAACGAGGCGCCGCCCTGGCGCGACGCGGGAGGGGGACACATGATCCGGTGCTGGGTGGCGCTCGACGCGTTGGAGGCGTCACAGGTGGCAGGGATGTCGGCGACGCGGAAACCCAGGCGCGCCGGAGCGCCGCAGGCGTCCCTGCCGATCGGCCGGCGCCCATGA
- a CDS encoding phosphate/phosphite/phosphonate ABC transporter substrate-binding protein — protein MNPAGAGSQAAPIALAVRRASLPMYDLPELRDAHAALWNAVAGHMDEAGLDGVPGLLTFDGEPADLWQAPDLFLSQTCGLPLVTRLGGMVRVVATPRYRAPGCSGSRHRGFIVVGADSPVQRLVELRGSRCVINGWDSNTGMNMLRAAVAPLARDGRFFGSVSVSGSHLASLNQVADGDADVAAVDCVTFAHLSRHRASLVEGVRVLAVTAATPCLPLVTAAGTDDETLAALRAALQAAAASPGLLAVRAELLLDGFDFLPDRAYRAVTGLAAQAAAVGYPELA, from the coding sequence ATGAATCCTGCTGGCGCGGGCTCCCAAGCAGCACCCATCGCCCTCGCCGTCCGGCGTGCCTCCCTGCCGATGTACGACCTGCCGGAACTGCGGGACGCCCACGCGGCCCTGTGGAACGCCGTGGCGGGACACATGGACGAGGCCGGGCTTGACGGGGTGCCCGGCCTGCTGACCTTCGACGGCGAGCCGGCCGACCTGTGGCAGGCGCCCGACCTCTTCCTCAGCCAGACCTGCGGTCTGCCGCTGGTGACCCGGCTGGGCGGGATGGTCAGGGTCGTGGCGACGCCGCGCTACCGGGCGCCGGGATGCAGCGGCAGCCGCCACCGCGGCTTCATCGTCGTCGGCGCCGACAGCCCGGTTCAGCGGTTGGTCGAACTGCGCGGCAGCCGCTGCGTGATCAACGGCTGGGACAGCAACACCGGCATGAACATGCTGCGCGCGGCGGTCGCCCCCCTGGCCCGGGACGGACGCTTCTTCGGCTCGGTCTCGGTCAGCGGCAGCCATCTGGCGAGCCTGAACCAAGTGGCCGACGGCGACGCCGACGTGGCTGCGGTGGATTGCGTGACCTTCGCCCATCTCAGCCGCCACCGGGCAAGCCTGGTGGAAGGCGTGCGTGTCCTCGCCGTCACGGCAGCCACGCCCTGCCTCCCGCTGGTCACCGCGGCCGGCACCGACGACGAAACGCTGGCCGCCCTGCGGGCAGCGCTCCAGGCTGCTGCGGCGTCACCCGGCCTATTGGCAGTGCGCGCCGAACTGCTGCTCGACGGCTTCGACTTCCTGCCCGACCGGGCCTACCGGGCCGTCACCGGCTTGGCGGCCCAGGCCGCGGCGGTGGGGTATCCGGAGCTGGCGTGA